Part of the Geodermatophilus obscurus DSM 43160 genome is shown below.
GCCCCAGTCGCCGTTGACGGTGTGGATGTCGCTGTGGCAGATGCCGGCGTGGGTGATCTCGATCAGCACGTCGCGCGGGCCGACGTCCCGGCGTTCGATGACGGTGGGGACGAGCGGCTCGGCGGCTGCGGGGGCGGCGTAGGCGTGGACCTGCACGGGGGTGCTCCTCGTTCTCGGGGGTGCTCGGGTGGGGTGGGGATCAGTCGACGGCCGGGGCGGCGCCGTACTCCTCGTCGGTGACGGGGGTCAGCCAGTGGACGACGGCGTGGTCGTCGTCCCCCTCGTTGATGGCCACGTGGACCATGAGCCGGTTCGGCGCGGCGCCGTGCCAGTGCTCCTCGTCGGCCTCGAACAGGACGCGGTCGCCGGGCCGGATGACCTCGACCGGGCCGCCCCGGCGCCGGCACAGGCCGACGCCCTCGGTGACGAAGACGGTCTGGCCCAGCGGGTGGCGGTGCCAGTGGGTGCGCGCGCCGGGCATGAAGTGCACCAGGTTGGCGCTGACCCGGGACGGCGCGGGCGCGGCGGCGACGGCGTCGATGTACACGTCGCCGGTGGACCAGTCCGCCGGGCCCTCGACGGTGTCGATGGAGCTGCGGGTGATCTGCACGCTGTCCTCCGGCGCGGTCAGGGACGCAGCAGGGTCTTGATGGCGCGGCGCTCGTCCATCGCCCGGTAGCCCTCGGCGGCCTGCTCCAGCGGCAGGTCGAGGTCGAAGACCCTGCCCGGGTCGATCTCGCGCTCGCAGATGAGGTCGATCAGCTGGGGCAGGAACCGGCGCACCGGAGCCGGTCCGCCGTGCAGGTGCACGCCGGAGAAGAAGAGCTCCTCGCCGGGGATCTGCACGTCGTGGGTGACGCCGACGTAGCCGACGTGCCCGCCGGGCCGGGTGGCGCGGATGGCCTGCATCATCGACTCCTGGGTGCCGACGGCCTCGATGACCGAGTGCGCGCCCAGCCCGTCGGTCAGGTCCTTGATCCGGGCGACGCCCTCGTCGCCGCGCTCGGCGACGACGTCGGTGGCCCCGAACTCACGGGCCAGCTGCTGGCGGGACTCGTGCCGGCTGAAGACGACGATCCGCTCGGCCCCCAGCTGCCCGGCCGCGAGGACGCCGAGCAGCCCGACGGCGCCGTCACCGACGACGGCGACGGTCTTGCCCGGGCCGGCCTCTGCGGCGACGGCGGCGAACCAGCCGGTGCCCAGCACGTCGGAGGCGGCGAGCAGGCCGGGGACCAGGTCGTCGGCGGGCACCTCGGGGGTGGCGACGAGGGTGCCGTCGGCCAGCGGGATGCGGGCGAGCTCGGCCTGGGTGCCGAGGGCACCCACCGGCACGGCGTTCACGCAGCGGGACTGGTACCCGGCCCGGCAGATCTCGCAGGTGTTGTCCGAGGCGAAGAAGGAGCCGACGACGAACTGACCCGGCTCCAGCGTGCGGACGTCGCTGCCGACCTCCTCGACGACGCCGACGTACTCGTGCCCCATCGGCGCGGGCCCGTCCACCTCCTCGATGCCGCGGTAGGGCCACAGGTCCGAGCCGCACACGCAGGCAGCGGTCACCCGGATGACCGCGTCGGTGGGCTGCTCGATCGTCGGGTCCGGGCGGTCCTCGACGCGGACGTCGCCGGGGGCGTGCAGAACGGCTGCTCGCAAGACGGTGCTCCTTCGGGAGTGGCTGAGCTGTCCACCCCAAGAAACCGCGCCCGGCGCGTGCGCGGGTGGTCGGGCTTGTGGGGGGGACAACCACGACCTCCCTCCACCGGCCGGCAGCCGTACCGTCGATCCGGTGGACAACCGCTCCGACATCCGCGACTTCCTCGCCAGCCGGCGCGCCCGCATCACCCCGGAGCAGGCGGGGCTGCTGCCGGGCGGTGGCCGGCGGCGGGTGCCCGGGCTGCGCCGCGAGGAGGTCGCCGTCCTGGCCGGGGTGAGCACCGACTGGTACACCCGGCTGGAGAAGGGCCACATCGGCGGCGTCTCCGAGGACGTCCTGGAGGCCGTGGCCCGGGCGCTCCAGCTGGACGAGGCCGAGCGGCGCTACCTGTTCGACCTCGCCCGCGCCGCCAAGCCGAGCCGTACGCCGCAGCGGCGCAGCCGCGCCCAGGTGTCCCCGCGCGTGCAGTGGATGCTCGACTCGATGAGCGCCTCGGCGGCGTTCGTGGTCAACGGCCGGATGGACATCATCGCCGCCAACACGCTGGCCCGTGCCCTGTACTCACCGGTCTTCGACATGCCGGGCCGGCCGGCGAACATCGCCCGCTTCCAGTTCCTCGACCCGCGGGCCCGGGAGTACCACACCGACTGGGACGGCGCGGCCAACGTCACCGTCGCGCTGCTGCGTGCCGAGGCCGGCCGCGACCCCCACGACAAGGACCTGCGCGAGCTCGTCGGGGAGCTGTCGACGGTGAGCGAGGAGTTCCGCACCCGCTGGGCCGCGCACGACGTGCGCATCCACCACGCCGGGGCCAAGCAGTTCCGTCATCCCGTCGTCGGCACCCTCGAGCTGGTCTACCACACGTTCGACCTGCCGACCGAGGACAGCGGGAAGCTCGCCATGACCGTCTACACCGCCGAGCCCGGGACCCCGTCCGAGGACGGGTTCACGCTGCTGGCCAGCTGGGCGGCCACCGCTGCCGACGTGACCACCCCCGCGATCGACCGTTCCTGACCCGGGGTCGGGCAGGTCGACGTGGCGGACCCCGGGGCCGCCGGAGCGGGTGCTCCGCACGGCTCGCCCGCTGCGGGGACGGGCCGGGTCCCGGCTCGCTCGGCGACGTCCCCGTCCCACCCGCTGTGGTTGGCTCACCGGTGCGTGCCGAGCCGCCCGAGCGGCGGGCGGCCCCGTCGGGTCACGACGGGCGGGAACGACGAGGAGGCCTCCCATCCCGGCTGACCGGATCCTGGACGCGGCGACGCGGATCGCCGACCTCCTGCTCGACGTCCAGACGCGGGTGAACGGGCAGATCGACGCCGCGCTGACGGAGCTGCTGCCCGAGGTCCAGCAGCGACTGGGCGTCTCACCGGCCGACGCCGTCGACCTCTCCGGGCTGGTGAACACCAGGATCACCGGCCTGAGCGTCGTGGTCACCCCGGCCGCGGTGGCGACCGTCGTCCCGCTGCCGGCCGAGTCCGCCGCCACGACGAGGGCGGGGCGGCGCGCGGTGACCGAGATCGTGACCGGCCGCGACGACCGCCTGGCCGTCATCGCCGGCCCCTGCTCGATCCACGACGCGGAGGCCGCGCTGGAGTACGCCGCCTTCGTCCTCCGCATGCGCGAGCGGCACGGCGAGGACCTCGAGATCCTGATGCGGACGTACACCGAGAAGCCGCGGACCGAGGTCGACTGGAAGGGGTTCGCCTACGACCCGTTCCTCGACGGGTCCAGCCGGATCAGCGTCGGGCTGGTCGCGACCCGGCTGCTGATGTGCCGCATCACGGCCCTGGGCGTGCCGGTGGCGGCCGAGCCGCTGAACGCGCTCACGCCGCAGTACGTCAACGGGCTGGTCACCTACAACGGCGTCGGCGCCCGCAACGTCACCGACCAGACCGCCCGGGAGCGGGTGTCCGGCTTCTCCTCCGTCGTCGGCTTCAAGAACTCCCCGGAGGGGAGCATCGAGGCCGCCGTCTCGGCCGTGCTGACCGCGCGGGCGCCGCACGAGTTCCTCGGCGTCGACCACCACGGCGTGAGCGCCCAGCTGTCGACGACCGGCAACGACACCGCCCACGTGATCCTGCGCGGCGACAAGGACGGCCCCAACCACTCCGCCGCGCACATCGCCGACACCAAGCGGAAGCTGGCGCGGCGCGGGCTGCCGGAGGTGGTCGTCGTCGACGCCTCCCACGGCAACAGCCAGAAGGACCACCGGCGCCAGGTCGTCGTCGTGCGGGACCTGGCCGGGCAGGTCGCTGCCGGCGAGCGGGCGATCCGCGGCGTGATGGTGGAGAGCAACCTCGTCGCCGGGCGGCAGGACCTGGACCGCCGCCATCCCGAGAGGCTGGAGTACGGCACGAGCGTCACCGACGCCTGCGTCGACCTCCCGACGACCGAGGTGGCGCTGGCCGAGCTGGCCGAGGCCGTCCGGTCACGGCGGCGCGCCGTCGCCTGAGCACGTCCTCCTGCCTCCGCCGGCCGAGGGCGGACGAGAGGGTGGATCAGCCCAGGCGCGCGGCCAACACCTCGGCGCCGGGACCCTCCAGCGCGTCGAGGCCCGCGCGTCGTCCCGCCGCCACCAGCAGCAGGTCGATGTCGGGTCCGCGCAACTCGGCCCCGTCGCCGTGGGTCCACCCGGTGTCGGTCGAGACCAGCTGGACCCCGGCCAGTCGCCGCGGCCCGCCCATGAACCTGTTCGTGGCGACGTAGGCGAGGCAGGCCGCCACCACGTCGGGAGGCGAGACGTGGCGCCGGCCCAGCGGCCGCGCGATGTCCTGACCGTGGACGACGAGGTCCATGAGCGGGTCCATCGGGGTGCTGCCGGGGAACCTCCGCGTGGAGGCGGCGCTCCCGCGCAGCTGCGCAACCAGCGCCGCGGGGCTGTACGCCGTGGCCCGCTGCGCCGCCAGGTCGACCTCCATCCGGTCGAAGCTGCCCCGGGCCCGCACCGCCGCCCACAGCAGCCGGGGCACCGTCAGCCTGGTCGTGACCGTGAGATGGGCGACGACGTCGCGCACGGTCCAGGCGGCGCACAGCGACGGCGTCGTCCACTGCTCGTCGGTGAGGTCGGCGACGAGGTCGGCGACGCGGTGCCGTTCGGCGGCCACCGCCGCGTCGACGGCGGTACGGAGGAGGACGGGCGGGGTGCTCATGCTCCTCCCGACTCCGCCCGTCCCCGGAACTCGTCGGTCGCGGCCGGGGCCTGCCGCCCGTGACCAGGTGTGACCTGCGCCGACCGACTAGGTTCGGGAGCCGGACCGGACGGACGGCGCAGGGGGTGTGGCACGTGGCGAGATCGGTGCTCGTGACCGGCGGGAACCGCGGGATCGGGCTGGCGATCGCCCGCGCGTTCGCCGAGCAGGGCGACGCGGTGGCGGTGACCCACCGTGGCAGCGGCGCCCCCGAGGGCCTGTTCGGCGTGCAGTGCGACGTCACCGACGCCGCGGCGGTCGACCGGGCGTTCACCGAGGTCGAGGAGCACCAGGGGCCGGTAGAGGTGCTGGTGAGCAACGCCGGCATCACCCGGGACGGGCTGCTCATGCGGATGAAGGAGGAGGACTTCACCGACGTCCTCGACGCCAACCTCACCGCCGCCTACCGGGTCTCCAAGCGGGCCGCGGCCAAGATGGTCCGCGCGCGGAGCGGCCGGGTGGTCTTCGTCTCCTCGGTCGTGGGCCTGCTGGGCTCGGCCGGGCAGACGAACTACGCGGCGTCGAAGGCCGGCCTCGTGGGCCTGGCGCGGTCCATCGCCCGGGAGCTGGGCAGCCGGGGCATCACCGCGAACGTGGTGGCGCCCGGCTTCGTCGAGACCGACATGACGGCGCAGCTGCCGGAGAAGCGGCAGCAGGAGATCCTCGGGCAGGTGCCGCTGGGGCGGTACGCCTCGGCGGAGGAGATCGCCGGCGTGGTGCGCTTCCTGGCGAGCGACGCGGCCGGCTACATCACCGGGGCGGTCGTCCCGGTCGACGGCGGACTGGGAATGGGGCACTGATGAGCGGCGGCATCCTCGAGGGTAAGAAGGTCCTGGTCACCGGGGTCCTCACCGAGGCCTCGATCGCGTACGCGACCGCCCGGATCGCGCAGGAGCAGGGCGCCACCGTCGTCCTGTCCAACTTCGGCCGCGCCCTGTCGCTGTGCCAGCGGATCGCCAGGCGGCTCCCGCAGGAGGCCGCCGTCGTCGAGCTCGACGTGACGAACACCGAGCACCTGTCGACCCTGGCCGACCGGCTGCGTGAGCAGGGCTTCGACACCCTCGACGGCGTCGTCCACTCGATCGGGTTCGCGCCCCAGGAGGCGATGGGGGAGGGCTTCCCCGAGGTCGCCTGGGAGCACGCGGCGACGGCCTTCCAGGTGTCGTCCTGGTCCTACGCCTCCCTCGCGCAGGCCTGCCGGCCGCTGCTGACCAACCCGTCCTCGGTCGTCGGGCTGACCTTCGACGCGTCCGTCGCCTGGCCGGTCTACGGCTGGATGGGTGCCGCCAAGGCGGCGCTGGAGTCCGTGAGCCGGTACGTGGCCCGCGAGCTCGGGCCCGAGGGCGTGCGGTCCAACATCGTGGCCGCCGGGCCGCTGCGCAGCATGGCCATGAAGTCCATCCCGGGCAGCGCGCAGTTCGAGGAGGCGTGGGAGGGGCGGGCCCCGCTCGGCTGGTCGGTCACTGACACCGAGCCGGCCGGCAAGGCCGTCGTCGCGCTGCTGTCGGACTGGTTCCCCGCCACCACCGGCGAGATCGTGCACGTCGACGGGGGCTTCCACGCCGTCGGCGTGTGAGTGCATCCGCCGGCGTCCCGCAGCGAGAAGGAAGTCCGTGCCCCGCGCCACCGTCGACATCAGCCCCGGCCAGCGACCCGACGAGGACCCCTCGCTGGCCGTCCGCAACAACGGCGGCGTCCCGCCGTCGGCCGACCCCGCCCCCGCCGGACGACGGGAGGCGCTGCTGGTGCTCTCCTTCGGCGGTCCCGAGGGCCACGACGACGTCATGCCGTTCCTCGAGAACGTCACCCGCGGCCGCGGGATCCCGCGCGAGCGGCTCGAGGAGGTCGCCGAGCACTACCACCACTTCGACGGCGTCAGCCCGATCAACGGCCAGAACAAGGCGCTGATCGCGGCGGTCGAGGCCGACCTCGCCGCCGCCGGCGTCGAGCTGCCGGTCTACTGGGGCAACCGCAACTGGGCGCCCTACGTCGAGGACACCTGGGCGCAGATGGCCGACGACGGCATCGAGCACGTCTACGTCCTCGCCACCTCCGCCTACGCCTCGTACTCCGGCTGCCGGCAGTACCACGAGGACATCGCACGGGCCCGCGTCGCGACCGGCGGCGGGCCGACCGCGGAGAAGCTGCCGCACTACTTCGACGCGCCGGGCTTCGTGCAGGCCAACGCCGACGCCCTGGCCGCCGCGATCGCGTCGCTGCCCGAGGAGGTCCGCGGCACCGCCCGGCTGGTGGCCACGGCGCACTCCATCCCCGACACGATGGCCGCCGTGGCGGGGCCCGAGGGGCACGCCTACGAGGCCGAGCTCACGACCGCCGCGCAGCTGGCGGTCGACGCCGCCGCACCCGGCCGGTCCTTCGACCTGGTGTGGCAGAGCCGCAGCGGCCCGCCGTCCGTGCCGTGGCTGGAACCCGACGTCAACGACCACCTGCGCGCGCTGGCCGCGGCGGGGGAGCAGGCCGTCGTCCTGTTCCCGGTCGGGTTCGTCAGCGACCACCTCGAGGTCGTCTGGGACCTCGACAACGAGGCGAAGGAGACCGCCCGGGAGTGCGGGCTGGCCTTCGCCCGCGCCGCGACCGCCGGGACCCACCCGGCGTTCGTCCGCTCGCTGGTGGAGCTGCTGCGGGAGCGCCGCGCCGGCGGGCAGCCCCGCCTGGGGACCGACTGCCCCGCGTCGTGCTGCTTCGTCGCGCGGCCGGCCCGCCCGACCGCCTGAAGGAAGACCCCGTCCTCCCCACCCCTCGCAAGCTCGGGGCGGTGCCCGGGACGGGCCAGCGGCCAGCCGCTGGACGGGGCCTGCCCGGGACGGGGGCCGGCGGGGGCCTGCGGGGGTCCTCTCTCAGCCGGCGAGCCGGAGGACGTCCTCGACGGCGGCGGCCACCGCCTCCGGGGCCTCGGACGGGATCTGGTGCCCGGCTCCGGGCACGACGACGGTCTCCGAGCGCCCCGACAGCGCGGCCAGCCGCTCCTGACCCGCCGTCCACGGCCGGCCGGCCCCCTCGCCGCGCACGAGCACCACGAGGTGCGGGTCGTCCTCCAGCGCCGTGACCGACCGCGCGGCCTGCTCGATGTCGCGAAGGTCCAGCCGCTCGTCGGCCATCGCGACCTCCTCCAGGCTCGGTGCTCCGGTGCCGCCCAGCAGGCCGACGGAGGAATCGAGCGCCTCGACCAACACCAGGCCGTCGACGCGGTCGGGGTGCCGGTCGGCGTGGAGGCGCGCCAGGTAGCCGCCGAAGGAGTGCGCCACCAGGACGACCGGTCCCCGGTCCGCGGCGTGGTCGACCACGGCGTCCAGTTCGGCGTCGAGCTCGTCCGCGCCCCGGCCCGCGGCCCGGGGGGCGTCACTGGCGCCGGTGCCCGGCCGGTCGTAGCGGCAGACCCGCGCGCTGCCGGTGAGCGCCCGCTCGACCTCGATCTACTGCTCGGAGGTGGTGTCGTCCCCGATGCCGTTGACCAGGACCACCGCGGGACCGTCACCGGTGCACCACACCTGCTGCGATCCCGGCGGCGCACCGACCTCGGCCGCGACCTCCCCGGGCACCGTGTCGCCGCCCGCACCGCAGGACGTCAGGACGAGGCCGCACGACGCGAGGGCCGCGAGCCCGACGGCGGGACGCCGACGGCGCGACCCCCTCACCGCGGAACGGCGTTGTAGGCGGCGGTGACCGCCTCGCGGACGGCGTCGCCCAGCGGACGGAGCGCGTCGTCGCGGGCGGCGGCCTGACGGTGGGTGACCGCGCCACCTGGGGCGTCGCTGAGCGCCAGGTCGAGCACCGTCGCCAGCCGCTGGGCCCGCGCCAGCAGCGACATCGCCAGCGGGTCCGTGCCCGGCGGCATCCCCGGCACGTGCGCCGCCTCCGCCAGCCCGGCCAGCAGGGCCGGGACCTCCGGGTGCCAGCGGGCCAGGTCGAGGTCGGCCAGCGTGCGGGCCGCGTCGCCGACGGCGAGGTCCAGCGCGCCGGACACCGCGCGCAGCGACCCCTCGACCGGTGGCGGCACCGGCGGGGCACCGGTCAGGTCGAACGCCGTCCACTGCACCACCTCCGGGCCCAGCGGCTCGGGCACCAGCGCCAGGTGCTCGCCGACGGCGGCCTGTCCGGCCTCCACCGCCGGCTCGGCGAGGCCCGTGGCGCGCGGCAGCCCACGCACGTCGCCGGGCACCGGCAGCACCAGGCGGATCCGGGTCTCACCGGCGCTGCGCAGTGCGCTCAGTGCCCAGCCGAGGGGGACGGCGCCGTCGGCGCCGGGCAGGCCGGCGACCCGGTGCGCGGTGTCCCCCACCAGGGCGTCGAGGGCGTCGTCGTAGGAGGCGCGGCCGGTGAGCCAGGCGGTCGCCCACACCGCGAACCGGCCCGCGGGGAAGTCGTGCACCCGGCGAGGTTATGCCGGGCCCCGGCCTAGATGACGATCCGGTTGAGATCGGTCACAGCGCCGTCCGGATCTGGGAGAGTGCGGACGTGGAAGCCTGGTTGCTGTGGCTGATCGCGTCCGGTCTGTTCGCCGCCGGTGAGCTGGCCAGCGGCGACCTGTTCCTGCTGATGCTGGCCGGCGGGGCGGTCGGCGGCGTTGGGGTCGCGCTGCTCGGCGGTCCCGTCGTCCTGCAGCTGGCCGCCTTCGTCGTGATCTCGGCGCTGCTGCTGGCGGTGGTGCGGCCACTGGCCAAGCGCCACCTCACCGAGGGGACGCCGGATCAGCCGGACGGCATCGCGGCGGTGATCGGCCGCACCGCGCGAGTCACCCGGGCCGTCGACGGCCGGGGCGGGCGCATCCAGCTCGGTGCCGACGAGTGGACCGCCCGCAGCCAGTACGGCGCCGATCGGTTCCCGGTCGGCGCGACGGTGCGGATCCTGCAGGTGGACGGCGCCACCGCCGTCGTCGGGGACGCCCTCGAGCTGGAGTGACCCCTCCGTGGGTGACCGCGCGTCGCGCCGTGACCGCATCGTCACCGGAACCAGGCAGGATCGGACACGTACCTCGCAGAAGGGAGCGTTCCCGTGACGCCCGCACTGATAGCCCTCATCGTGATCGCCCTGCTGTTGGTGGTCGTCGTCGCCAAGACCGTGACGATCGTGCCGCAGGCGCAGGCCAAGGTCGTCGAGCGGCTCGGCCGCTACAGCCGCACTCTCTCGCCGGGCCTGTCGCTGCTGGTGCCGTTCATCGACCGCGTGCGCGCCACCATCGACCTGCGCGAGCAGGTGATCTCCTTCCCGCCGCAGCCGGTGATCACCTCGGACAACCTGCAGGTCGGCATCGACACCGTCGTCTACTTCCAGGTGACCGAGCCGCGGCTGGCCACGTACGGCATCGCCAACTACATCCAGGGCATGGAGCAGCTCACCACCACGACGCTGCGCAACGTCGTCGGCGGGCTCAACCTCGAGGGCGCGCTGACCGGCCGCGACGGCATCAACAGCCAGCTGCGCGAGGTGCTCGACGGCACCACCGGCCCGTGGGGTCTGCGTGTGGCACGGGTGGAGATCAAGGCCATCGACCCGCCGCCGTCCATCCGCGACTCCATGGAGAAGCAGATGCGCGCCGACCGCGACAAGCGGGCGATCATCCTGACGGCCGAGGGTGCCCGGCAGTCGGCCATCACCACCGCCGAGGGGCAGAAGGCCTCGGCGATCCTCTCCGCGGAGGGCAAGAAGCAGGCGGCGATCCTCGAGGCCGAGGCCGAGCGGCAGAGCCGGATCCTGCGGGCCGAGGGTGAGCGCGCGGCACTGTTCCTGCAGGCGCAGGGCCAGGCGAAGTCGATCGAGACGGTCTTCCAGGCCATCCACGACGGCAAGCCCGACCAGGGGCTGCTGGCCTACCAGTACCTGCAGACGCTGCCGCAGATCGCGCAGGGCGACGCGAACAAGATGTGGATCGTCCCGAGCGAGTTCAGCAAGGCCCTGGACGGCCTGGCCAAGCTCGGCGGAGCCGACGGCGACGGGCGGTCCTGGATGGACGTCGAGCCGTCGCGGAACGGCGCGAGCCGGCCGACCGCGGAGATGGACACCAGCGGCTGGTTCGAGTCGGCGCTGCCCCGGGCCGCCGACCAGCCCGAGGCGAAGATCGAGCTGTCGAGCATCGCCGACGCCGCGCCGGTCGTCGCCGCACCGGGGATCCCGGACACGACGGCCCTGGCCCGCGCCGCCGAGCAGGAGACCACCGGCGGGGAGGTCCAGCCCCGTCCCTGACCGGTTCCCGGCGGGACCGGCACCGCGGGATCGTGATCGGCGAGACCGTCACCGTGAGTCGATCACGGGGTTGCCGCAGGGGACACGCGCGGACGCGCCACCCGGCCGCGCGACGACCCCGTGATCAACTGCCGTGGGCGGCCGCCGGCCCCCGCCAGGGCCTCCCCGGGAGCGGCCCCGTCCAGAGGCTCGCCGCGGGCCCCGTCCCCGGCACCGCCCCGAGCTCGCGAGGGGTGGGGGACGGGGTCCTTCCCCGGTGAGGAGGACGGGGTCCTCCCCTCAGTCCTTGAGCAGGCCCTCGCGGAGCTTGGCCAGGGTCTGGCTGAGCAGCCGGGACACGTGCATCTGCGAGATGCCGATGTCCGCGGCGATCTGCGACTGGGTCATGTTGCCGAAGAACCGCAGGATGAGGATGCGCCGCTCCCGGGCCGGGATGGTGGCCAGCAGCGGCTGCAGCGACTCGCGGTACTCCACGCCCTCCAGCGCGGAGTCCTCCTCGCCGAGGGTGGCGGCGAGGGTGGGGGAGTCGTCCTCGCCCGAGAGCCGCTCGTCGAGCGAGCTGCTGCGGTAGGCGTTGGCGACGGCGAGCCCCTCGAGCACCTCCGCGCGCGGGATGCCCAGGTGCTCGGCGAGCTCCGAGGGCGTCGGCGCACGGCCGTTCTTCTGCGCCAGCTCACCGACCGCCGCGTTCAGCGACAGGTGCAGCTCCTGCAGCCGCCGCGGCACCCGCACCGACCAGCCCTGGTCGCGGAAGTGCCGCTTGATCTCACCGGTGATCGTCGGGACGGCGAAGGAGAGGAACTCGACGCCGCGGGTCGGGTCGAACCGGTCGATCGCAGCGATGAGCCCCAGGGTGCCGACCTGCAGCAGGTCGTCGAAGGGCTCGCCGCGGTTGCTGAACCGGCGGGCGAAGTGCCGCACCAGCGGCAGGTGCTCCTCGACGAGGACCTCCCGCAGCCGCTCGCGGCGCGGGTCGTCCTTGTCCAGCGTGGCCAGCTGGGCGAACAGCGGCGCGGTGCGCTCGGCCCGCTTGCGGTTCTCCGACATCGGCGGGGCGGCGGGCGTGCCGGGACCGGTCGACTCGCTCGCGTCCTCGTCGACCTGGTCCTCGTCGGACGCCTCGGCGGCGTCGTCCTCGGACTCGACCTCGTCGTCGGCCGGGTCGTCGGCGGCCGCGTCGCGCCCGAGCGGTGCGCCGGCCTCCGGCGTGGGGACGACCTCGCTGCGCGGGTCGGGCACCACGACGGGCTGCTCCTCGGACGCGATCTCCCCCTCCGTGCCCCGCGGGCCGGTCGGGTTCTCGTCGTCGCGCAGGGTGTCCTCCTCGACGGTCGTGGGCTCCGGGGCTACCGCCCCGGTCACCGCACGACCGAGACGTTCTGGCCCGAGTCCCCGAGCTGCTTGTCCGGGTGCTGTCCCGGGAGGTACTTGTCCATGGAGATGACGGCGACGGGCGAGGTGCCGCCGTCACCGGCCGGGACGGTGGCCTGGGTGGCCGGGCCGGCCTCGACCTTGTCCACCAGCGTGTGCAGCACCGCCCAGCCGAAGCCGTCACGGGGGACGTCGGTGCCCTCGGTCGTCGGCACCCAGGCGTCGATGTGCAGGCCCTGGCGGGTGGTCTCGAAGACCACGGTCAGCCGGCGGTCGTCGGAGACGATCGCGGACAGCGTCGCGCAGGCCTCGTCCACGGCCAACCGGAGGTCCTCCACCGCGTCGAGGTCGTAGTCCATCCGCATCGCCAGGTCACCGGCCATGGCCCGCACGGCGGGCAGCTGCGTGGGAGTGGTGGGCACCCGCAGTTCCAGTCGTTCGGCGCGCCGCCCGTCCTGCGCGAGGGCACCCCTCGAGTCCACCATCCGTCGTCCGCTCCTCTTGCTCGCGTGGTGACCGCGTGCCCGGGGTCGTGCGACCCCGGTTGCGCGCGGTTCGCACCCATCCTGCCCGACCGGCTGCAGCGGAGTGCCCGGCCCCGTCGAGCGGTGCTCCTGAAGAGGAGGGGTACCCCGCTCCTCGCGCTGGTCAAACCCCAGGTCACGCGCCTGGTGGGCGCGGTTGCAGCCGTCTGGGGGCTGCGGTTCGCTGGCCCGAGATGAACGCCAGTCAGGAGAGCCCGAGCTCCGGGCCCGCACCGGTGGACGACGCCGGCGGTGCCGCGCTCGTCGCGGCGTTGGAGACCGCCTCCGCCGCCATCTGGTGCCTGGCCGGGACCGCCCTGGAGCCGGTCTGGGCCAACGCCCGCGCCCGTGCCCTCGGAACGGGCCCGCACGACCTGGTCGCGGTCGCCGGCCGCCGCGTCACCGAGCTGGCCGGCTCGGTCGCCCGCACCGGCCGCGCCGAGACCGTGCACGGCGACCCCGATCCCACGGGCCAGGCCGCGAGCGTCGTCCTGCAGCCGCTGGAGGTGCGGGGGCAGCCCGGCGTCCTCGTCGTCGTCGAGGCCGAGCGGACCGACAGCGGGCCCGCCGCGGCGGCCGTCGCGGCGGAGGACGTCGTCGACCAGGTGCAGCACTCGCTGCTGCCCCCGGCGCTGCCGCTGCTGCCGGACGTGCGGCTGTCCGGCGGCTACCACCGCGCCAGCTCCGTGCACGCCGCGGGCGGCGACTGGTACGACGCGGTCCCGCTCGGCCGCGGCCGGCTGGCCCTCGTGGTCGGTGACGCCGTCGGTCACGGCGTACCCGCCGCCGGGGCGATGAGCCGGCTGCGCGGGGCGATGCGCTCGCTGGCCCTGCGCGACCCGTCGCCGGCGGCGGTGGTCGCCGCGCTGGACGCCTTCGCCGGTCAGATGGAGGACGTCGAGGGCGCCTCGGTGTTCTACGGGGTGCTCGAGGCCGCTACCGGGCGACTGACCTACGCCGCGGCCGGGCACCCCGCCCCGTTGATCGTCCAGGCCGAC
Proteins encoded:
- the fabI gene encoding enoyl-ACP reductase FabI, which encodes MSGGILEGKKVLVTGVLTEASIAYATARIAQEQGATVVLSNFGRALSLCQRIARRLPQEAAVVELDVTNTEHLSTLADRLREQGFDTLDGVVHSIGFAPQEAMGEGFPEVAWEHAATAFQVSSWSYASLAQACRPLLTNPSSVVGLTFDASVAWPVYGWMGAAKAALESVSRYVARELGPEGVRSNIVAAGPLRSMAMKSIPGSAQFEEAWEGRAPLGWSVTDTEPAGKAVVALLSDWFPATTGEIVHVDGGFHAVGV
- a CDS encoding SigB/SigF/SigG family RNA polymerase sigma factor, with protein sequence MTGAVAPEPTTVEEDTLRDDENPTGPRGTEGEIASEEQPVVVPDPRSEVVPTPEAGAPLGRDAAADDPADDEVESEDDAAEASDEDQVDEDASESTGPGTPAAPPMSENRKRAERTAPLFAQLATLDKDDPRRERLREVLVEEHLPLVRHFARRFSNRGEPFDDLLQVGTLGLIAAIDRFDPTRGVEFLSFAVPTITGEIKRHFRDQGWSVRVPRRLQELHLSLNAAVGELAQKNGRAPTPSELAEHLGIPRAEVLEGLAVANAYRSSSLDERLSGEDDSPTLAATLGEEDSALEGVEYRESLQPLLATIPARERRILILRFFGNMTQSQIAADIGISQMHVSRLLSQTLAKLREGLLKD
- a CDS encoding ferrochelatase codes for the protein MPRATVDISPGQRPDEDPSLAVRNNGGVPPSADPAPAGRREALLVLSFGGPEGHDDVMPFLENVTRGRGIPRERLEEVAEHYHHFDGVSPINGQNKALIAAVEADLAAAGVELPVYWGNRNWAPYVEDTWAQMADDGIEHVYVLATSAYASYSGCRQYHEDIARARVATGGGPTAEKLPHYFDAPGFVQANADALAAAIASLPEEVRGTARLVATAHSIPDTMAAVAGPEGHAYEAELTTAAQLAVDAAAPGRSFDLVWQSRSGPPSVPWLEPDVNDHLRALAAAGEQAVVLFPVGFVSDHLEVVWDLDNEAKETARECGLAFARAATAGTHPAFVRSLVELLRERRAGGQPRLGTDCPASCCFVARPARPTA
- a CDS encoding alpha/beta fold hydrolase, coding for MEVERALTGSARVCRYDRPGTGASDAPRAAGRGADELDAELDAVVDHAADRGPVVLVAHSFGGYLARLHADRHPDRVDGLVLVEALDSSVGLLGGTGAPSLEEVAMADERLDLRDIEQAARSVTALEDDPHLVVLVRGEGAGRPWTAGQERLAALSGRSETVVVPGAGHQIPSEAPEAVAAAVEDVLRLAG
- a CDS encoding NfeD family protein; this translates as MEAWLLWLIASGLFAAGELASGDLFLLMLAGGAVGGVGVALLGGPVVLQLAAFVVISALLLAVVRPLAKRHLTEGTPDQPDGIAAVIGRTARVTRAVDGRGGRIQLGADEWTARSQYGADRFPVGATVRILQVDGATAVVGDALELE
- a CDS encoding SPFH domain-containing protein produces the protein MTPALIALIVIALLLVVVVAKTVTIVPQAQAKVVERLGRYSRTLSPGLSLLVPFIDRVRATIDLREQVISFPPQPVITSDNLQVGIDTVVYFQVTEPRLATYGIANYIQGMEQLTTTTLRNVVGGLNLEGALTGRDGINSQLREVLDGTTGPWGLRVARVEIKAIDPPPSIRDSMEKQMRADRDKRAIILTAEGARQSAITTAEGQKASAILSAEGKKQAAILEAEAERQSRILRAEGERAALFLQAQGQAKSIETVFQAIHDGKPDQGLLAYQYLQTLPQIAQGDANKMWIVPSEFSKALDGLAKLGGADGDGRSWMDVEPSRNGASRPTAEMDTSGWFESALPRAADQPEAKIELSSIADAAPVVAAPGIPDTTALARAAEQETTGGEVQPRP